A region from the Bacteroidota bacterium genome encodes:
- a CDS encoding ferritin family protein → MNQTNKALDILKTAILLERRGKAFYTQVARNTQSPAAKKIFEMMAEEEDAHVEFLSKQFAHYEKTHAFLQPEQPEHHDDAEIERILTEQIKQQISAASFEAAAISAAIDFENRAIEVYASRAEESTDPNEKAMYAMLADWERGHHHLLHKLNEDLKEQVWYDNNFWPF, encoded by the coding sequence ATGAACCAGACCAACAAAGCGCTCGACATTCTGAAGACAGCCATCCTGCTCGAACGTCGCGGTAAGGCCTTCTACACCCAGGTTGCCCGCAACACCCAAAGCCCGGCCGCAAAGAAAATCTTTGAGATGATGGCCGAAGAAGAAGATGCCCATGTGGAGTTCTTGTCGAAACAGTTTGCCCACTACGAAAAGACCCATGCATTTCTTCAGCCCGAACAACCTGAGCATCACGACGATGCCGAGATAGAACGCATACTCACCGAGCAGATCAAACAGCAGATTTCGGCAGCCAGTTTCGAGGCAGCAGCCATCTCGGCCGCCATCGACTTCGAAAACCGCGCCATCGAGGTGTATGCCTCGCGTGCCGAAGAATCGACCGACCCCAACGAAAAGGCCATGTATGCCATGCTGGCCGATTGGGAGCGCGGACACCACCACCTGCTGCACAAGCTCAACGAAGACCTCAAAGAGCAGGTGTGGTACGACAACAACTTCTGGCCGTTTTGA
- a CDS encoding phosphotransferase, whose translation MNPPTPSRMHIPENLIKLFVSLTGRQPDHVQPLAEGGSARRYFRLSADGQSYIGTFNPVVAENLAFRHYLHVFRQYGLPVPELLLFDKSATCYLQQDLGDVSLYKLVQQNGGMQQAPESLMAHFRQALEHLLHFQVEAHKSINYRKFAFAGSRFDKAAILDDLNYFRYYFLRLHPSLRVNERLLMRDMQRFGAMCAAAPSGFFMYRDFQSRNIMIFNDSNYYIDFQGGRQGALQYDVVSLLWQAMAGFTQEQRETLLDTYKAGLGSLQPEAAASFDTYLPMFVHLRQMQVLGAYGLRGLVQHKVHFVKSIAPALRSVARNLQHYPLPDRLPHLQAALQGLESLHELYPMPEQSPEKQLTVEVFSFSYLQGGPPPDHSGHGGGFVFDCRALPNPGKEERYRPLTGRDAEVAEYLSQKEEVRQFLEFTGQLSEQAISKYQRRGFTHLSIGFGCTGGRHRSVFCAETLVSQLQTKYPEVRFNLRHHNISL comes from the coding sequence ATGAATCCACCCACACCTTCCAGGATGCATATCCCTGAAAATCTGATCAAACTGTTTGTAAGCCTCACTGGCCGGCAGCCCGATCATGTGCAGCCGCTTGCCGAGGGAGGCTCGGCACGTCGTTATTTTCGCCTGTCGGCCGATGGACAAAGCTATATCGGCACCTTCAATCCGGTTGTGGCCGAAAACCTGGCTTTCCGGCACTACCTCCATGTGTTCAGGCAATACGGTCTGCCTGTGCCCGAACTGCTGCTGTTCGACAAATCAGCTACCTGTTATCTGCAGCAAGACCTGGGCGATGTGAGCCTGTATAAGCTTGTGCAACAAAATGGCGGCATGCAGCAGGCCCCCGAAAGCCTGATGGCTCATTTCCGGCAGGCGCTGGAGCATCTGTTGCACTTTCAGGTGGAGGCACACAAAAGCATCAACTACAGGAAGTTTGCTTTTGCAGGCAGCCGGTTCGACAAGGCCGCCATCCTCGATGATCTGAATTATTTCAGGTACTATTTTCTCCGGCTGCACCCATCGCTGAGGGTCAACGAGCGCCTGCTGATGCGCGATATGCAGCGTTTTGGGGCCATGTGTGCGGCTGCACCTTCCGGTTTTTTCATGTATCGCGACTTTCAGTCGCGCAACATCATGATTTTCAACGACTCCAACTATTATATTGATTTTCAGGGCGGCAGGCAGGGCGCTTTGCAATACGATGTGGTTTCGCTGCTCTGGCAGGCGATGGCAGGTTTTACGCAAGAACAGCGCGAAACGCTTCTCGATACATACAAAGCCGGGCTGGGCAGCCTGCAGCCCGAGGCCGCCGCAAGTTTCGACACCTACCTGCCGATGTTTGTGCACCTGAGGCAGATGCAGGTGCTCGGGGCCTACGGACTGCGAGGCCTGGTGCAACACAAGGTGCATTTTGTAAAGAGCATTGCTCCGGCCCTTAGGTCGGTGGCCCGCAATCTGCAGCACTATCCCCTGCCCGACAGGCTGCCTCACCTGCAGGCTGCCTTGCAGGGCCTGGAGTCGCTGCATGAGCTATATCCCATGCCGGAACAATCGCCCGAAAAACAGCTCACCGTGGAAGTATTCAGCTTCTCGTACCTGCAAGGGGGTCCTCCGCCCGACCACAGCGGGCATGGGGGCGGCTTTGTGTTCGACTGCCGCGCTTTGCCCAATCCCGGCAAGGAAGAGCGTTACCGGCCCCTCACCGGAAGAGATGCGGAAGTGGCTGAATATCTGAGCCAAAAAGAGGAAGTGCGGCAATTCCTCGAATTCACCGGCCAACTTTCGGAACAAGCCATCAGCAAATACCAGAGGCGCGGATTTACGCACCTGAGCATAGGTTTTGGCTGCACCGGCGGCCGGCACCGGTCGGTCTTCTGCGCTGAAACATTGGTCAGCCAGCTGCAGACAAAATATCCGGAAGTGCGTTTCAACCTGCGCCACCACAACATCAGCCTCTGA
- a CDS encoding PLP-dependent transferase translates to MTHDDLGFNSLAVHAGKGEDALLSAVSPIYQTSTFAFEDADHGSRCFAGEDKGYIYTRIGNPTIAELEQAVARLEEGYGGIAVSSGMAAVNTVYLTFLGQGKHLVAHNALYGPSRGIVESLFTRFGVTASFVDATNPANVEAAIRHETSLIYLETPANPTIGITDIAAVAEIAHRHGIPVCVDNTFCSPYLQKPLSLGADVVLHSMTKFINGHADIVAGMIVAADKTLYDRMRPVMVNMGFNMDPHQAWLTRRGLKTLGLRIEKAQQNAMEVARFLEAHPKVSWVLYPGLPSHPQYEMGRKQMKGPGAMISFELAGGLEAGKRMMNHVKLALLAVSLGGIETLIQHPASMTHSRLSPEARLAGGITDGLIRLSVGIEDVADIIADLDQALQQA, encoded by the coding sequence ATGACACACGACGACTTAGGATTCAATTCGCTGGCTGTGCATGCCGGCAAAGGCGAGGATGCCCTGCTCAGCGCGGTATCGCCCATCTACCAGACCTCCACTTTTGCCTTTGAGGATGCCGACCACGGCAGCCGCTGTTTTGCCGGCGAAGACAAGGGATACATTTACACCCGCATCGGCAACCCCACCATTGCCGAGCTCGAACAAGCCGTGGCCAGGCTCGAAGAGGGCTATGGCGGCATTGCCGTCAGCTCGGGCATGGCAGCCGTAAACACCGTTTACCTCACTTTTCTGGGGCAGGGCAAACACCTGGTGGCCCACAATGCGCTCTATGGCCCGTCGCGGGGCATAGTCGAGAGCCTCTTCACCCGTTTTGGTGTGACGGCGAGTTTTGTTGACGCCACCAACCCGGCCAATGTGGAAGCCGCCATCCGGCACGAAACCAGCCTCATCTACCTCGAAACCCCTGCCAATCCTACAATTGGCATCACCGACATAGCTGCTGTGGCCGAGATTGCGCACCGGCATGGTATCCCCGTTTGCGTGGATAACACCTTCTGCAGTCCGTACCTTCAAAAACCACTGTCGCTGGGCGCCGATGTGGTGTTGCACTCAATGACCAAGTTTATCAACGGTCATGCCGACATCGTTGCCGGAATGATTGTGGCTGCCGACAAAACACTTTACGATCGCATGCGGCCGGTGATGGTGAACATGGGCTTCAACATGGACCCCCACCAGGCCTGGCTCACCAGGCGCGGCCTGAAAACTCTCGGCCTGCGCATCGAAAAAGCACAGCAAAATGCCATGGAAGTTGCCCGTTTTCTGGAAGCCCATCCCAAAGTGAGCTGGGTATTGTATCCCGGCTTGCCCTCGCATCCGCAATATGAGATGGGCCGCAAACAGATGAAAGGCCCCGGCGCCATGATCAGTTTTGAGCTGGCTGGCGGCCTCGAAGCCGGAAAAAGGATGATGAACCACGTGAAACTGGCCCTGCTGGCCGTGTCGCTCGGGGGCATCGAAACCCTCATCCAGCATCCGGCAAGCATGACCCACTCCAGGCTGAGCCCGGAAGCCAGGCTGGCCGGCGGCATCACCGACGGCCTGATCCGCCTGTCGGTGGGCATAGAAGATGTGGCCGACATCATTGCCGACCTAGACCAGGCCCTGCAACAGGCCTGA
- a CDS encoding DUF349 domain-containing protein codes for METEKLNPASEAAQAPELQPLESSAQPEAVEVATQTPAQDAKVLISAEEKEKIVQMIRSNHPMVETAEAAAPETAEAPAPAPATAEVAEPQPAEATADTSAPKAEAPPKIEAEVQAEIQLETHEDEDEDDTGAHDFAELNKLQLVELLEETVQEQDVTKIKDKVAAIKVFFMKLNKEDMERELEQFIAEGGEREAFARTEDPLEQRFKAAFNTYKENKARYNELLEKQKQENLAAKLAILEELKTLINSEETLKKTYDEFRALQEKWRSIGQVPAGEITNLWNSYHFLVEKFFDKVKINRELRDLDMKKNLEAKIQLCEKVEELVFEESVVKAFKMLQKYHEEWKEIGPVPQDKKDEIWERFRTATDKINANRRAYYASIQEVQQKNYDEKAALCVKAEDLASEPAESISEWNRKTDEISELFKLWKQIGPAPKEVNDAVWKRFKTAMDNFFEMKKEYFNRMKAQQLENLNRKRDLCVQAEALSESTEWRKTTEQLKALQEEWKKIGAVPRKDSDKIWKRFRTACDKFFERKAEHFGNMRGREEENLKAKQELIEKVRNFEVSADRSANLDALKAIQRQWTEIGHVPIAVKDSIYAEFRKEIDKLFDRMKLTEQEKLHTRIRESVESLKNEADAPDRIRRERTQLNMKIAKLRDEIKTLENNIGFFSTSKQSELMRQEYEKKINKAKNDLKVLETKLKMLAEA; via the coding sequence ATGGAAACCGAAAAACTGAACCCCGCATCCGAAGCTGCCCAGGCTCCGGAATTGCAGCCCCTCGAGTCTTCGGCACAGCCCGAAGCTGTTGAAGTTGCGACACAAACTCCTGCACAGGACGCCAAGGTCCTGATTTCAGCGGAAGAAAAAGAAAAAATTGTGCAAATGATCCGGAGCAACCACCCGATGGTTGAAACTGCGGAAGCAGCAGCGCCCGAAACAGCAGAAGCCCCGGCGCCTGCCCCGGCCACAGCAGAAGTGGCCGAACCACAGCCTGCTGAAGCCACCGCCGATACCTCAGCGCCTAAGGCCGAAGCCCCTCCGAAGATTGAAGCCGAAGTCCAGGCCGAAATCCAGCTCGAAACGCATGAGGATGAGGATGAAGACGACACCGGCGCGCACGATTTTGCCGAACTCAACAAGCTCCAACTGGTAGAATTGCTCGAGGAAACCGTTCAGGAACAGGACGTTACCAAGATAAAGGACAAAGTGGCCGCCATCAAGGTCTTCTTTATGAAACTCAACAAAGAAGACATGGAGCGCGAGCTGGAACAGTTTATTGCCGAAGGTGGCGAGCGCGAAGCCTTCGCCCGCACCGAAGACCCGCTCGAACAGCGCTTCAAAGCGGCTTTCAATACCTACAAAGAAAACAAAGCCCGGTACAACGAACTGCTTGAAAAACAAAAGCAGGAAAACCTGGCGGCCAAGCTGGCCATACTCGAAGAGCTGAAAACCCTCATCAATTCGGAGGAAACGCTCAAAAAGACCTACGACGAGTTTCGTGCCCTGCAGGAAAAATGGCGCAGCATCGGTCAGGTGCCTGCCGGCGAAATCACCAACCTGTGGAACAGCTACCACTTCCTGGTTGAAAAGTTCTTCGACAAGGTAAAAATCAACCGCGAGCTGCGCGACCTCGACATGAAGAAAAACCTCGAGGCCAAGATTCAGCTATGCGAGAAGGTGGAAGAGCTGGTGTTTGAGGAGTCGGTGGTCAAGGCCTTCAAAATGTTGCAGAAATACCACGAAGAGTGGAAAGAAATCGGGCCGGTGCCACAGGACAAGAAGGATGAGATCTGGGAGCGTTTCCGTACGGCAACCGACAAGATCAATGCCAACCGACGCGCTTATTATGCCAGCATCCAGGAGGTTCAGCAAAAGAACTACGACGAAAAGGCCGCCCTCTGCGTGAAAGCCGAGGACCTGGCCAGCGAGCCGGCCGAAAGCATCAGCGAGTGGAACAGGAAAACCGACGAGATCAGCGAGCTGTTTAAGCTGTGGAAGCAAATCGGGCCGGCCCCTAAAGAGGTGAACGATGCCGTGTGGAAACGTTTCAAAACGGCCATGGACAACTTCTTCGAGATGAAGAAGGAGTATTTCAACCGCATGAAAGCCCAGCAGCTCGAAAACCTCAACCGCAAACGCGACCTGTGCGTACAGGCCGAAGCCTTGTCGGAAAGCACCGAATGGCGCAAGACCACCGAGCAGCTGAAAGCCCTGCAGGAAGAATGGAAGAAGATTGGGGCCGTACCCCGCAAAGACTCCGACAAAATCTGGAAACGTTTCCGCACTGCCTGCGACAAGTTTTTTGAGCGCAAGGCCGAGCACTTCGGAAATATGCGCGGACGCGAAGAGGAAAACCTCAAGGCAAAACAGGAACTCATCGAAAAGGTACGCAACTTTGAAGTGAGCGCCGACCGCAGCGCCAACCTCGACGCCCTGAAAGCCATTCAGCGCCAGTGGACCGAAATCGGCCATGTGCCCATCGCGGTGAAAGACAGCATCTATGCCGAATTCCGCAAAGAAATCGACAAGCTGTTCGACCGCATGAAACTCACCGAGCAGGAAAAACTGCACACCCGCATCCGCGAGTCGGTCGAAAGCCTGAAAAATGAAGCCGACGCCCCCGACCGCATCCGCCGCGAACGCACCCAGCTCAACATGAAAATTGCCAAGCTGCGCGACGAGATCAAGACCCTGGAAAACAACATCGGTTTCTTCTCGACCAGCAAGCAAAGCGAGCTGATGCGACAGGAATACGAAAAGAAGATCAACAAGGCCAAAAACGACCTCAAGGTGCTCGAAACCAAGCTCAAAATGCTTGCCGAGGCCTGA